CTGGTCAAAGACGCCCGGAAGGAGCTGGATCGGTTGGCCGCGCCGACCGGTCAGCGCTCGCCGTCATGACCAAGCCAGTCCCTTTAGTTCCAACGCCAGACCATGCTTGAAATTCTTCAGCTTCGGCCGCAGGCCGGCGTGCCGGGCGGCCTAATCGTCATTGATTGCCGTGGATTTGACGCGACGGACTATGCGGCCTGTGATGTATTGTTCGGCGAGACGCCGGCCCGCATCGTCAGCGCCTCACCGGATCGGGTTCTGGTGACGGTTCCCAGCGAACTGAGCGAACGGGACCGACTGGCCGGTATACAACTGCTGTCGGCCGGCAAAGTCAGCGCCCGCGTACCGTTTCTGGTCGCCGAACTTCTGGCGGACAATCTCCATCCAGTCGCCAACCCTGCCTATGATCCTGAAACTGGGACAATTTTCACCACGATTTCCGGGTCGCGCGGCAAGAAGGTCGAGGTCTCCGTCTGGCGGATTGGGCCGGACGGTAAGGCGACGCCGTTTCTGGACAACATCATGAACCCGACCGGCCTCGCTTTCGACCGTGATGGGACGCTTTATATCACGAGCCGTCACAACGGTGTCTTGTACCGGGTGTCGTCCTTCGGCGAGGTCGTCCCCTTTGCTGAGAATCTAGGAATTGCGACGGGGCTGGCAATTGACCGCACCGGCAACCTCTTTGTCGGCGATCGGCAGGGAACAATCTACCGGGTGACGCCATTGGGTGACGTGACGCCCTACGCGCGACTAGAGCCGAGCATGGCGGCCTACCACTTGGCTTTCTCGCCGGACGGCAACCTCTATGTCACCGCCCCGACTGCAGCCGGGACGCGCGAGGCGGTCTATCGTGTGACGCCGACTGGCAAAGTCGAGCCGTGGTTTGTGGGTTTAGGCCGCCCGCAAGGGCTGGCCTTCGACCAAGCCGGCAACGCTTACGTCTGCGCCAGCATGGACGGACTGCGAGGCGTAATCAAAATCGCGCCGGACGCGCAGGACGCCGAGTTGTTCATCGCCGGTATGCGCCTCGTTGGCTTGGCGTTTGACGACCGGGGCGCGGCGATTTTGGCGTCCAATCACGAAATCTATCGCGTTTCGGTTGGGGTCATTGGCTATAACCCTACCCGAGCCTGACCCTGACGTTTTCAGAGAGGCCGCATGCGGGACATCCACCTTGGCAATATCGTCCTTGGCTTTGTCGCGTTTCTTTTTTCGCTTTGCGTCCATGAATTCGCCCACGCTTGGACAAGCGAACGCTTCGGCGACGATACAGGACGCTACCAGGGCCGCGTCACGCTCGACCCACGAGCGCACATTGATCCCATCGGTTCGATTTTGTTCCCGTTAATCGGCTTGCTTACTGGCGGGTTCATTTTCGGCTGGGCAAAGCCGGTCGAAGTCAATCCTAGTCGCTGGAAGAACAAGGTCGTAGCGAACATCACCGTTTCGGCCGCCGGTCCCATCAGCAACCTGTTATTGGCGCTGGGCGCAACGCTGACGGTCAAACTGCTACTGGTCGGCGTCGGCATGAGTCGAGAAGACGTATTTGGCTTTTTCATGGGCGCGGATTTGTCCGACGCCGGGGCGTTGTTTGGGTTCGCCGAACCTGTGCTGACCTTTTTGTGGATGATGATCGTCATCAACCTGCTGCTCGCCGTCTTCAATATGATCCCCATTCCGCCCCTGGACGGCAGTCATATTCTGTCGAGTCTGCTGAGCGTGGTGAGTGTTCCGCTGATGGAGGCGTACGAAAGCTTGCGCCCGTACGGCTTTCTCCTGCTGCTTATCGCGTCGTTTACGGGACTGCTGGCGCTGATCTACCGGCCTATCGTGAAGCTGTTTCTAGGGCTGCTGGTCAGTTTGTTGTGAAGCTGGGCGCGCCGTCCAGCGCCGCCGCGAAGTTGCCATGTTGTCGCCGACCACTCCGCCGGTTTCCCAAACGCTGTTCGCCGGGGCGTCACCGGACGCCGCTCCGGGCGATTACCACGTCCGGCTGGAGGTGTTTGAGGGGCCGCTAGACCTGCTGCTGCATCTCATTAAGCGGCATGAACTCGACATCACCGACATTCCTATTGCACGCATCACAGCGGAGTATCTGGCCTACATTCAGGCGCTCCGCGACTTGGATTTTGATGTCGCCGGGGAGTTTCTGGTCATGGCGGCGACGCTCATTCACATCAAGTCACGGATGCTCTTACCCGCGACGGCTGAGGCGACAACCGAAGCGGCGGCTGAAGACCCCCGGGCCGAGTTGGTGCGGCAGCTTTTGGAGCACCAGCGGTATCGGGCGGCGGCGCAGGTGTTGTGGACGCGCTATGAGGTGGAACAGGGGGTTTACACGCGGCCAGTCCAGGAGTCGCCAGCCGGTGAGGTCAGCGTCACGGTTTTTGATCTGTTGGAGACTTTCAAGCGCCTGCTCGACCGCCGCCGCCAGCGGCTCGAACTGGCGATTGCGCACGAGACGATGACGCAGGCGCGCAAGTTGGCGGAGTTGCGCGCCCTGCTGGAGACGCAGCCGCGCCTCAACGCCACCCGACTCTTTGAAGCCGCTCGCAGCAAACGGGAAATGGTTTGCCTGTTTTTGGCCATCTTGGAACTGCTCCGCGAAGGGGTGGTGCGCTTTATTCAGACGGAAACGTTTGGCGACATCCACCTTGAGCGCCTGTCGCCTCCCGTGGAGACGCCCGTCGCACTATGACGCTCGATACGCTGAAAGCCATTTTGGAGACCTTGATCTTCGTCGCTGAAGAGCCGTTGACGCGCAAGCAGATGACGGAGTTGTTGCCTGAAGTCTCGCCGGAGATGATCGAGACGGCGCTGGCGGCGCTGGTCGCCGATTATGCACACCGTGGTCTAGAACTGCGTGAGATTGCAGGCGGTTGGCAAATGGCGACGCGCCCTGAATTGAGTGAATATGTTCGGCGCTACCACCGCGCGCGGCCGGCGGCGCGCCTGTCGCTGGCCGCGCTGGAAACCTTGGCCGTCATCGCCTATAAGCAACCCATCACCGTACCTGAAATCCTTGAAATTCGCGGCGTCAGCTCGTCATCGGCCATCAAAACCCTGCTTGACCGGAAACTCATCGTTCCGAAGGGTCGCAAGGAGTGTGTGGGGCGGCCAATCTTGTACGGTACGTCGAAGGAGTTTCTCATCCAGTTCGGCCTCAAGGACTTGAGCGTGCTGCCCAATCTGGAGGATTTAGCGGAGCTGGACGCCCCGACAACATGAGCGCGTTGCGGCGTTGCCGGTGGTTGATGAACCCCGTCCCGTGCGCGGGTGACATTAGAGGGCGATGCTGGAGCAGGAGTCCTAAAGAAGGAGTCAGCGATGTCTGAAAAACGACTGTTAATGACGGTCTTGATGTCGCCGGATATGGCGAACTTTTCCGGCCACGTCCACGGCGGCGCCATGCTGCGATTGCTCGACCAAGTCGCCTACGCCTGCGCTTCGCGGTACTCCGGCAGCTACGTTGTGACGGTTTCCGTGGATCAGGTGATCTTCCGTGAGCCAGTTCACGTTGGTGAGTTGGTCACATTTCGGGCGTCGGTCAACTATACGGGGACAACCTCCATGGAGGTTGGCATCCGGGTGGAGGCAGAAAACATCCAGAAACGCACGTCGCGGCATGTCATAACGTGCTACTTCACAATGGTGGCTGTGGACGAGCAGGGGCGGCCGCGGCGGATTCCGCCGGTGACGCTAGAAAACGATGACGACCGGCGGCGGTGGGCGGCTGCACAACTCCGGCGGCGGTATCGCAAGGAAATCGAACGACACAGCTTGGAGATCCGCCAGCATCCGCAGAAATTTATGCAGGAAATCATGGAGTCCCACGCCGGCGCCCGGCATGCCACTGAACGGCTGGGAAGCCCGGAAGAGGCGACCACGGCGGCTACAGATGCGTAACGAGCTATGCTGGAACGATTGCAGAAAATCATCGCGGCGGCCGGTTTGGCGTCGCGGCGGCAGGCGGAAACGTGGATTCGGGAAGGCCTTGTGACGGTCAACGGACAGGTCGTGA
The Chloracidobacterium sp. DNA segment above includes these coding regions:
- a CDS encoding gluconolaconase; the protein is MLEILQLRPQAGVPGGLIVIDCRGFDATDYAACDVLFGETPARIVSASPDRVLVTVPSELSERDRLAGIQLLSAGKVSARVPFLVAELLADNLHPVANPAYDPETGTIFTTISGSRGKKVEVSVWRIGPDGKATPFLDNIMNPTGLAFDRDGTLYITSRHNGVLYRVSSFGEVVPFAENLGIATGLAIDRTGNLFVGDRQGTIYRVTPLGDVTPYARLEPSMAAYHLAFSPDGNLYVTAPTAAGTREAVYRVTPTGKVEPWFVGLGRPQGLAFDQAGNAYVCASMDGLRGVIKIAPDAQDAELFIAGMRLVGLAFDDRGAAILASNHEIYRVSVGVIGYNPTRA
- a CDS encoding site-2 protease family protein — encoded protein: MRDIHLGNIVLGFVAFLFSLCVHEFAHAWTSERFGDDTGRYQGRVTLDPRAHIDPIGSILFPLIGLLTGGFIFGWAKPVEVNPSRWKNKVVANITVSAAGPISNLLLALGATLTVKLLLVGVGMSREDVFGFFMGADLSDAGALFGFAEPVLTFLWMMIVINLLLAVFNMIPIPPLDGSHILSSLLSVVSVPLMEAYESLRPYGFLLLLIASFTGLLALIYRPIVKLFLGLLVSLL
- a CDS encoding segregation/condensation protein A, coding for MLSPTTPPVSQTLFAGASPDAAPGDYHVRLEVFEGPLDLLLHLIKRHELDITDIPIARITAEYLAYIQALRDLDFDVAGEFLVMAATLIHIKSRMLLPATAEATTEAAAEDPRAELVRQLLEHQRYRAAAQVLWTRYEVEQGVYTRPVQESPAGEVSVTVFDLLETFKRLLDRRRQRLELAIAHETMTQARKLAELRALLETQPRLNATRLFEAARSKREMVCLFLAILELLREGVVRFIQTETFGDIHLERLSPPVETPVAL
- the scpB gene encoding SMC-Scp complex subunit ScpB gives rise to the protein MTLDTLKAILETLIFVAEEPLTRKQMTELLPEVSPEMIETALAALVADYAHRGLELREIAGGWQMATRPELSEYVRRYHRARPAARLSLAALETLAVIAYKQPITVPEILEIRGVSSSSAIKTLLDRKLIVPKGRKECVGRPILYGTSKEFLIQFGLKDLSVLPNLEDLAELDAPTT
- a CDS encoding acyl-CoA thioesterase, with translation MSEKRLLMTVLMSPDMANFSGHVHGGAMLRLLDQVAYACASRYSGSYVVTVSVDQVIFREPVHVGELVTFRASVNYTGTTSMEVGIRVEAENIQKRTSRHVITCYFTMVAVDEQGRPRRIPPVTLENDDDRRRWAAAQLRRRYRKEIERHSLEIRQHPQKFMQEIMESHAGARHATERLGSPEEATTAATDA